The Acidimicrobiales bacterium DNA segment CGTCGTCTTGCCCTTGGTCGCCTGGAGGATGCGGTCGAAGATCTCGGCCTCGCCCCGCACATCGAGCTGCGCCGTCGGCTCGTCGAGCAGCACCACCTCGGCGCCGGTGCGCACCGCGTAGAGGGCGCGAGCCAAGGCGACGCGCTGCCACTGCCCGCCCGACAGGTCGGTCCCGTCGGCGTAGCCGCGGTTGAGGATGGTGTCGAGGTCGGCGAGCTGGTCGGCGCCGGCGTCGTGCAATGCCGCGGCGATGGTGTCGCGGTCGCCCCCGGTGGGCGCCACGTTGTCGGCCAATGGCAGCTCGTACTTGACGTAGTCCTGGAACACCGCCGCCAGTTGCCGGCGCCAGCTGTCGAGGTCGAGGGCGCGCAGGTCGGTGCCGTCGACCCGGATGGCGCCGTCGACGGGGTCGTACAGACGGCACAGCAGTTTCGCCAGCGTCGTCTTGCCGGCCCCGTTCTGCCCGACCACGGCGATCGACTTGCCCGCCGGAATACGCAGCGACAACCCGTCGAAGATCTTCGGGCCGTCGCGGTAGGCGAAGGTCACGTTGTCGAACACGATGGCGTCGCGCGGCGCCGTCGCGGCGATGGTGCCGTTGCGGGGGACCGTGGCCGTGGCCTTGAGGTCGGCGACGAGGTCGAGTACGACCGGGACGGGTTGGCTGCCCTGGCGGAACCACCAGTCGACTTCGCCGAAGGCGAGCGCGCTCGTGCCCAGGGCCGCCTGGGCGAACACCGTGACGGCGCGGATGCCGATGCGGCCGTGCGCCGCGTCGTGCGCTAACGCCCAGAACAGCACGACGTTGCCGCCGGCGATGGCCGTGATGGCCACCACGATCGGCGTCTTGTGCAGCGACCGCGCCTTGATGATCAGCTCGACCATCTTCTTGCGGCGTGAGAAGTAGCGGTCGACGGTCCAGTCGGCGAGGCCGAACATCCGGATCTCTTTGGCGGCCGGGGCGCGCACCGCGAGGTCGTAGGCGTAGTTGACGTGGCGCAACTCTTCGGCGACGGTCGGGTCTTCCCACGCCTTCCACACCGACGACTTGCGCAGCAGCCGGTGGGTCCACACCCAACCGAAACTGGCGAGGAACGGCGCCCACCAGCGGTAGCCGAACAGCACGAGCGCCAGGGAGATGCCGCCGCCGATCTCCACGAAGCCGTCGGCGATCCGGGGGAGGCAGGCGCTCATCGGCGGGCCGGCGACACCGAGGTCGAAGTCGCGCGCTTGGATCAGGCGGTCGTTGATCTCCGGGCGCTCGAGGTGGGCGATGCCGGCCGGCGCCAGCGACGCTTCGAGCAGCGCGTCGTGCAGGAAGGTGGTGGCCTTTTGCGCCAGGTTGGTCGACAGCGTGGCGTTGATCGGCGGCAGCACTTCCATCAGGCCGAAGAGCACGCCGACGGTGACGAGCGGCCCGCCGAGGGCGTGGTGGCCTTGCACGACGCCGATGAGCTGGCCCATTGCGAGGGCGAAGAGGGCCGGCAGCGCGGCGCGCACGACGATGAAGAGCCACCACCCGCCGCCGAGGACCGGGTCGACCCGCGTCAGCAGGGTGAGGAACCGGTACTCCGCGCTCTGCCTGATCCTCCCCACCATGGGGGAGAAGTTACGCCAGGGGTGTAACAGGCGGTCTCGTCAACCGAAGATCAGGCCGAGTTCCTCGATGAGTTCGGCGGTGCCGACCCGTTCGAGCAGGACGCGCACGTTGCGCAGCGACGGATGGCGGAAGGCGCCCCGCGGCAGCGGGTCGACGTGCTGGGTGCCCGGCACCAGCCAGCGTCCCGTGGACGCGTCGCCGGCGAAGGCCAACTCGCAGCCGGTGAAGCGGCGGCCATCGGTGCCGAGTCCGGCGACCTCGGTGATGCCGGCGCGGGCGGCGGCGACGAAGGCGTCGGCCGACGCCGGGCGCGCCCCGTCGGCGACGAGTGTGGCGCGGGCGCGCCGGACATCGCCGGTGCGCAGCAACTCGTGCATCCGGCGGTAGCCGGCGACGGCGACGTCGACGTATTCGGCGCCCGGTTCGTCGGCGTCGTCGAGCAGCCCGCAGCGGTCGAGCAGCAGGCTCGGCGCGTCCTCGACGGGCGCGGCCCGCAGGTGGTGGGTGTCGCCTTCGATCACGTGCTCGGCTAGCCACCCGCCGCGGGTGGCGATGACGTGCTGGGCACGCCAGCGGGTGACGACGGCGATCGCTTCGGGACTGGCGAGGACGCTCAGCGCGGTGAGGTGGTCGTCGCTGAGCGCGTCCACGTTCGGTTCGCCGACGGGATAGGGCGCCCGCAATCCGAGCGTGTGGCACAGCTCGTCGATGGTCGATGTCTGCAGCAAGGTCATGCCTTGTCCTCCCCGGGGTTGTGCAGTCGCTGAAGTAGTGCGTGGTCGTTGCCGTGGAGATCGCCGAGGGCATCGGCGGCCGCACCGCGTTGGCCGAAGGTGGCGACGGCGAGCGCGTCGGCGTCGAGTTCGTTGGCGACGTGGTGGAGCTGATGGACCGTGGTGTGCAGCGCGGCTTCGACGCGCGCCGCGTCGGCACCGGCGCCGCCGGCGTGCAGCAATGTCGTGAGGTGCCGCACGCGGGCGGCAACCTCGGTGGCAATGCCCGCCGCGTCATAGGACGCGTTGCGGCACAGCGCGCTAAGCGCCGCCAGTTCCGCCGGGTCGATGCTGATGCGGCTCATCGCGGTGTTCCCGCGGTGGCGCGCATGAGGGCGGCGGCGTCGCGCAGCGCGGCGGCGCTGGCGCGCAGTTCGTTGCGGCGCTCGACGATGAGGGCGCGGAAACGGTCGGCCGCCGGGCCGGCCCACGTGGCGGTGACGGCGCGGGTGGCCAGCAAATCGCCTGACGCTTCGAGGCGCGCCGCCCGGTCGTCGCACAGGGCGGCGACGGCGTGCAGTTCTTGCACGAGCGACGGGTTCATGCGCCGGCGGCCTCGATGGCGGCGCGGCGGCGGCCGACTTCGACCGCCGCGTCGTGGAGCGCGGCTTCGAGGCGGCGCAGCGACGGCTCGTGATCTTCGCGCCAGGCGGCGCGGAAGCGCTCTGCCGCGTTGCCCTGCCAGTCGGTCGCTTCGATCTCGGCGGCGAGGGCGGCGCGGATCTGTTCGAGCGCCGCGCCGTGGCGGGCGACGGCGGCTTCGAGGCGGGTCAAGGACGCGAGTTCGGCTCCGACGATTCCCACGGGGCGCACGCTAAGGAATCGCCCGGCGGCGGTCCATGGCGCGATCGCGCCGCCTGGGTTTGCACCGGTAACTACCCCAGCGGCGCAGTGGCAATTGTTTCGTAGCGGGCGGGGGCGGAGCCGCCGAGGTGGCTGCGG contains these protein-coding regions:
- a CDS encoding ATP-binding cassette domain-containing protein, whose translation is MGRIRQSAEYRFLTLLTRVDPVLGGGWWLFIVVRAALPALFALAMGQLIGVVQGHHALGGPLVTVGVLFGLMEVLPPINATLSTNLAQKATTFLHDALLEASLAPAGIAHLERPEINDRLIQARDFDLGVAGPPMSACLPRIADGFVEIGGGISLALVLFGYRWWAPFLASFGWVWTHRLLRKSSVWKAWEDPTVAEELRHVNYAYDLAVRAPAAKEIRMFGLADWTVDRYFSRRKKMVELIIKARSLHKTPIVVAITAIAGGNVVLFWALAHDAAHGRIGIRAVTVFAQAALGTSALAFGEVDWWFRQGSQPVPVVLDLVADLKATATVPRNGTIAATAPRDAIVFDNVTFAYRDGPKIFDGLSLRIPAGKSIAVVGQNGAGKTTLAKLLCRLYDPVDGAIRVDGTDLRALDLDSWRRQLAAVFQDYVKYELPLADNVAPTGGDRDTIAAALHDAGADQLADLDTILNRGYADGTDLSGGQWQRVALARALYAVRTGAEVVLLDEPTAQLDVRGEAEIFDRILQATKGKTTILVSHRFATVRHADLICVLEHGKVIELGTHAELMARGGRYRTMFDLQAARFEEEGFTGDPEGEDADAEVSA